A stretch of DNA from Acidimicrobiia bacterium:
CAGGCGGATGTCCAGGCGCACCTCGACCCCCAGGCTGACGACTGCGTCGATCTCGGCCCGCAGCAGCCGCCGGTCGAGGCGATACTCAGGGATCCCCAGCACCATCATCCCGCCCAGTTCCCCGGTCGCCTCGTACACGGTTACGCGGTATCCGAGGAGACGGAGATCGTGAGCGGCCGCCAGGCCGGCGGGTCCGCCGCCGACAATCCCCACGCTCTGGGGCCGCGACGTCCGAGGTGGAGCTGCCACCTGGGCCCAACGGGCGTTGGGCCCAGCCTCCACCCCGTATTGCTCGGTGACGAAACGTTTGAGCGCCCGGATGGCGATTGGCTGGTCGATCTCACCCCGCCGGCAGGCATCTTCGCAGGGGGCGGCACACACCCGCCCGCAGACCGAAGCGAACGGGTTAGGCAGGCGGGCTGTCAGGTAGGCGGTCAGATCGTCCCCGTCGGCTATGGCGGCCACATACATGCCGGCGTTGGTGTGAACCGGACAGGCGGCTAGACAGGGGATGTTGCGATCGAAAAACCGGAGCGTCTCCATCAGATCCACCCCCTGCGCTGGGCTACGCGCAGGCCCCACATTCCCAGCACCAGGAAAGCCGCCCACACCATCGTGCCCACGAGGTCGGCCACGGGCCGAGAGGCTTGGGCAACGACAGGTAACCGCAGCACCCGGGAGGGCAGCCAGACCGTCGCCAGGGCAAAGTACCCCACGATGCCCAGGCCGGTCAGCCCGGCTTCAGCCCAACCTCTATCTCTTGGCGCCATGGGCACCCCCGCGCTTATTTCGGCTAGCCGGCCGCCAGCGTCACCTCGATCCAGCCCTGGTTGGCACTTTGGGCATGGCTTTCGTCCTCCCAACCCTCCGGCCCGAAATCCGGATCCCAGAAGGCCAAGGCCATGCCTGACGAGGCGCCGGCCACCTCCAGTTGCCCGTCGTGTTCATCACCGGTCTGGAGGGGTCGCCGCATCTCGAAGATCCAGATCCCCTCCCCGTCATCGACAGGATTGGTGTGATTCCAGACGCCCAACAGGCTGTTCTCACCGGTAGCACTGTTGTCATCCTCACGCTCGTCGGGGATCGTCGCCCACTCGTCATCGAAGTTGCACCCCGAGTCGTTGCCAGGCTCACCGTCACCGGGACCCGCCACCGCCCCTCCATTCTCTTCTCCGGCGGTGCACTCGAGCTCCCAATGCCAGATGTCGACCATGCCCAGACTGGTCTCGCGATCCGGCTCCTCGGCTCCCATGTGCTCCCCGGCCTCGGCGTCGATCCGCCACATGACCGCAGAAGACCCCGACTGATGGGCATCCTCAGCGTTCCAGTTGTAGTCGTCCTCGACCTGGAACAGCACATAGACGAACTCCCCGTCGTGGGCCACCTGC
This window harbors:
- a CDS encoding ethylbenzene dehydrogenase-related protein; its protein translation is MRIPLTVGAALVLLLAACDGGGTSTTTASEATTATTAVSATTTVPEATTTAAGVTTSAPGDEHEEGPVRTLEAPLATINVDGDPADWGGIEGLDLTLEAIEGEDVEPLAATVQVAHDGEFVYVLFQVEDDYNWNAEDAHQSGSSAVMWRIDAEAGEHMGAEEPDRETSLGMVDIWHWELECTAGEENGGAVAGPGDGEPGNDSGCNFDDEWATIPDEREDDNSATGENSLLGVWNHTNPVDDGEGIWIFEMRRPLQTGDEHDGQLEVAGASSGMALAFWDPDFGPEGWEDESHAQSANQGWIEVTLAAG